A region of the Muricauda sp. MAR_2010_75 genome:
CAAGGAAAATCTGAAAAGATTGGGCGGGGGCGTACTCTTATATTTTATATCGACAACGATTATATCGGTAACCATAGGTACGGTTCTGGCCTTGATCTTTAGACCGGGAAAGTTTCTCCACCAACAGGCGGAAGTCGATCATGCAAATGCTTTGGCCAATACGGACGAAAGTACGGAACTGTCGTTTGGAATAAACGATATACCGAATGTCATTACCGATCTACTGCCTGAAAACCCATTGGCCTCGATGGTCAGTGGTGAAATGTTGAGCATTGTGATTTTTACCATTATAATCGGGGTTGCCGTATTGTCGCTGCCTGACGATTTGCTCAAACCTGTCAAGCTGCTCTTGGGTGCCGTACAGGAAATCTGCATGACCGTGGTCAAATGGGCCATGTTGTTGGTACCCATCGCAGTATTTGGTTTAATGGCGCAACTTACATCCAGTGTTGGTCTAAACTCCCTTTCAGGTTTGGGCTTTTATGTGCTCGTGGTACTGATAGGGTTATTCCTTTTGGTCGGTGTTTACCTGTTATTGGTAAGTCTATTGGGCCAGAGCAATCCGTTTAAATTTTTGAAAAAGATCACGGATGTTCAACTATTGGCATTCTCGACCACGAGTTCTGCCGCAGTAATGCCCCTTTCCTTAAAAACAGCGGAAGAAGAGCTCAAAGTGAACGGCTCCATCAGCAATTTCATTATTCCGATAGGGGCTACCGTGAACATGGATGGAACAGCACTTTACCAAACCATAACGACTTTGTTCATCGCTCAGGCTTATGGCCTTGAAATGGGCCTTCTGAATATTATTGTTGTCGTGGTCACCATAGTTGCCGCCTCCATCGGCACCCCTGCCATACCCGGTGGCGGTGTGGTGATTTTGGCTTCCGTTTTGTCAAGTGCCGGAATACCGGCTGAAGGCATTATCATAATTATAGGGGTGGAGCGCTTGCTCGGCATGTTCAGAACTGCGGTCAATGTTACCGGTGACCTAACGGCCTGTATGGTTTTCAACCGTTTTTATGGAGCAAGATCACAAGAAAGCAAAGAGGTAGATATAACTACAAATACACCATATTCCAATGTGAATGTTTAAAAACGAGATGATGTTAAAATCAATTGAGGAAATAGAACTTTCACCACGCCCAGACAAGAAATATTGGGTAAACTGCCATAGGGAATGGCGTGAGGAGATCATTTACTTTCTTATGGTTGACCGGTTTCATGATAGCAATGCACGGCACTCAAAGAATTTCGATATCCGGCACCCTGGTTTCGGGAATGAAGATCAATTGCGAAAGCCCTTTGGCGGTACTCTTAAGGGGATCATCAACAACATTGACTATATCAAAAACTTGGGCTGTACGGCCATCTGGCTAAGCCCCGTGTTTGAAAACAATCCAGAGTCCTACCATGGCTATGCCATTCAGAATTATATGGATGTGGACAAACGCTTGGGCACAAAGAAAGACTTGGAAAAACTCGTTGACAAGGCACACGGGCTTGATATACGGGTCTTTTTGGATATCGTTCTGCATCATTCTGGCGATAATTGGTCCTATCCCTTTGATTACAGCTATTATTATTTCAAAGGAGAGCGTTTTCCGTTGGGTGATTGGCGAGAAAAGGACAGACCGATACCCCTTGAACTGAGAAATCCCGAAATGTATAACCGTAAAGGGCAGATCAAGAATTTCGATGCGTATCCCGAGACCCAGGAAGGCGACTTCTTTACCTTAAAAACATTTCGGAACGATGGTTCCCCCGCCAGTGAAGACTTACAGGAGCTACTGGCCAAAATCCATTGTTACTGGATACGTGAGGTGGATGTTGATGGTTTTCGTTTGGATGCTGTCAAACATATGAAAGGGCAGGATACCAGCCGTTTTTGTTCGAGGATTCGGGAATATGCTTACTCTTTGGGCAAAAGAAACTTTTTCCTGTTCGGTGAAATTATCGGCAACGATGAAATGAGCAATCCCTATATAGGCCCTAAAGTACTGCCTGAAGACCGTAACATCTATTATGGGCTTGATTCTATCTTAGATCACCCCCTGCACAGTGTCCTGGCGGAAGTGATAAAGGGCAATTCATCACCGAACCTATTGATACGGCGCTATGAAGAACTGCGAAAGAATGCCCTTCACCGTGGCGAGTATGGCGAATTTCTGGTGACCTATATCGACGACCACGACCAGGTTGGGATGGATTTTAAGCACCGCTTTGGCCACAATGCCGCTCCCGAGCAAATTGTTGCGGGCATGGGCTTTCTCATTTGTGCCCTTGGCGCTCCATGTATTTATTACGGTACCGAACAAGGTTTTGAGGGCAACGGTACTGATGATCGGTATATCAGGGAGGGCATGTTCAATCCCGATGATAAGGAGACCAACGTATTGAACCAAGGGTCATGGCTATTCAAGAGAATTTCGTTCTTGGCACATCTTAGGCAAAGGGAAGCCATTCTAAAATTCGGTAGAATGTATTTTAGGGAAACTTCAGAAAATGGGCTCGATTTTCGGTTTCCAGATTGTGAACAATGTCTTTTGGCATTTTCAAGGATCCTTTATCAGGGCGAGATACTTGTCGTCTATAATTCTTCTCCAAAGAATACCAAAGAAGGATACGTAACCATAGATAACGCTATCAACAAAGAAAATCTTCTAATGGAATGTATCTATGGGAACAAGAAAAAAGTCAAAATCGAAAAAAACACAGCTTTAGAAACCGATCGCCTTTTCATCAAGGTAAAACTAAGACCCATGGAGTTTTTGATCTTCAAGAACAATTGGGTGTAAGAAAAAACGAGGTCGGGTTCGACATAGGATAATGAAACATGCAATGATGAAAATAGCGAAAAAGACCTTTTGGGCAGTATTGGCGATTGTGGCACTCATCATGTCGGTAGCGGGATACCAATACCTTACGGTCGCCGTAGCTCCTGAATATGATCCAGAAACCATGCCCTTGAACTATGAAATAGTGGGTTCGGGAGATAAAAACATGGTCTTGATCCATGGTCTGGCAGGTTCAAAAAACTATTGGAAAAGGGGTTTGGAACAAATTACCGGAACGCATAGACTTCTTTTGGTCGATTTGTTGGGCTTTGGCGACTCTCCCAAGCCCCAAAGCGAATATACCCTCGAAATTCAACTTACGGCCCTTGAAAAGGTCATCTCGGCAGAGGGGTTTGACAAAGGAGGGAGCCTTATTGTCGGTCATTCCATGGGAGCCATAATATCGCTGGCATTATTCGAAAAACATCCTAACTGGTTTAAGGGAGCGACCGTAATCGGCTTTCCCGTCTTTGAAAGCAGGGATCAATTTTTGGAACAGATGCCCGATGGTTCTTATTTTGATACGCTCGCCGTAGGCCGATATGGAAAATTGTTCTGTATGCTACACCCCTTATACATTGTTAAATGGTTCAAGCCCGAAAATCTGACCGATGACGTTTTTAAGGACTCAAAAAAACATACTTGGCAGAGCTATTACAATTCGTTGAACGAAGTAATTCTCAACACAAATTTATTTGTACTTGCCAAAAACATACGTGACCGGAAGATCCTCTTTATCCAAGGCACAGTCGATAAATTGGCACCCTACGTAAATGTAGAGAATTTTGCAAGTCTATTTACCAAGAGTAAGTTAATGCGTGTGGAGAATGGTGACCACCAACTCTTTCTAAAAGAGCCCTTTAAGGTTTGGAAAGCGATAAGCGATTTTTTTGATCATTAACCGCAATGAACAATATTGGAAGAAATGTAAGGACAAAATGAAAATGAAAGAACAAAAAAATCATATTGATCAACTCTACGGATTGATACACACTGATGTCGAGGGAATCGATGACCTTTTGGAACTTGCCCTGAACATTCGCTGGTCATGGAACCATGCCTCGGATAAACTATGGCAACAATTAGACCCCGAACTTTGGAAACTTACCCAAAATCCATGGGTAATCTTGCAGACCGTTTCACGCGACCGGCTTGAGGGGCATTTGAACGATCCAGAATTCCGGGCGAAAATCAAAAGCCTTTTGAATGAGAACGAAAAAGCACTATCGGCCCCGAACTGGTTTCAACAAAACTATGCCAAGACCCAGCTTAAGTGTGTTGCCTATTTCAGCATGGAGTATATGCTGAGCGAGGCACTGCCCATTTATGCAGGCGGCCTGGGCAACGTGGCCGGAGATCAGTTGAAATCGGCAAGTGACCTGGGCGTACCGGTCGTGGCCGTGGGGCTACTCTATGCCAAAGGGTATTTCCGTCAGGAAATCGACAAATTTGGCTCACAAAATGCCTTGTTCCCGCACAATGACCCAGGGCAATTGCCCGTTACGCCCTTACGCCTACCCAACGGGGAGTGGCTTCGCATAAAGGTATCGTTGCCCGGTCACCCGCTATGGCTAAGGACATGGCAGGTACAGGTAGGAAGGTCAAAGCTATATCTATTGGATAGCAACGATGCCGCCAATTTGCCCCTCCATCGTGGTATTACCGACGAGCTATATGGAGGTGGCCCCGACCATCGCATAAAACAAGAGATTGTTCTGGGTATCGGGGGCTACAAATTACTTAAGGCCCTGAATATCCAGCCAGAAGTGTGCCATATGAACGAAGGCCATGCAGCCTTTCTCGTGCTGGAACGTGCCAGCGATTTTATGAAGATGAATGGAACTTCTTTTGAACGGGCACTTGCCGTTACCCGGGCAGGCAACCTGTTTACCACCCATACAGCGGTTGCTGCCGGTTTTGATCATTTCAGTCCAATGCTAATGGAACAGTTTCTTGGCCAATACGCCAAAAACGAATTGGGTATCGATTTCAATGACCTGATGGCCTTGGGCAGGGCAGATTCCAATAATCATTGGGAGAGCTTCAACATGGCCTATCTGGCCATTCGCGGTAGCGGTGCGGTGAACGGCGTCAGTCGTTTACACGGCGAGGTTAGCAGAAATCTTTTTCGAAATCTCTTTAAGCGATGGCCGATACAAGAAATACCTGTTGGCCATGTCACCAACGGGGTTCATATGCCCTCTTGGGATTCTGAATATGCGGACAAGGTATGGACAGCAGCCTGCGGAAAAGATCGCTGGCGGGGCGAACTCGATGACCATTCGGCACATATTTCTAAGCTATCCGACGGAAAACTTTGGGAGTTTAGGAACCAATCCAGAAATCGTCTTGTCGATTTTATAAGGGAAAGGTTTGAGAGACAGGCAATAGTCTCGGGCCTACCATCTGAAGTGGTCGAAATCGCCGACCAAGTTCTTGACCCGGACACATTGACCTTGGGCTTTGCCCGCCGGTTTGTGCCTTACAAAAGACCGGATCTCTTATTGTACGATCCCGAACGTTTGGTCCGAATTCTGACCAATTCGGAACATCCGTTACAATTGGTTTTGGCCGGCAAAGCGCCCCCATTTGATGAAGCGGGAAAAGGGTTGATACAAAAGTGGGCGCAGTTCATCCAACAACATAATTTGTACAGGCATGTCCTTTTTCTAAGTGATTATGACATGCTGTTGACGGAAAATTTGGTCCAGGGCGTTGATGTATGGCTCAATACCCCGAGACGGCCCTGGGAAGCCAGTGGTACCAGTGGCATGAAAGTACTTGTAAACGGTGGCCTCAACTTATCGGAACTGGACGGTTGGTGGGCCGAGGCATTCACCCCAGAAGTGGGCTGGGCATTGGGTGATGGACAAGAACATGGTGATGACCCTGCTTTGGATGCTGCCGAGGCGATAGCTTTATATGAAATTCTGGAGCAACAAATAGTACCCGAATTTTATTCACGTAACAAAAAAGGCATCCCTGAACAGTGGGTAGGGAGAATGCGAAAAAGTATGGCGACCCTAACGCCCCGTTTTTCGACCAATCGAACGGTAAGGGAGTACACAGAACAATTTTATCTGCCTGCAGCAGAAAAATACAAGAGGCGTGCGGCAAAAAAGGGAGCTGCTGGAAAAAGGATTTTAGACACGCAAAACGAACTTATGAAAAGATGGGATACCATAAAATTCGGAAAAGTTCAGATTGAAAGTGAGCGCCATAAACATCATGTTAGAGCACCCATTTGGCTGAATGGTATTGACCCCAAGCATATTCAGGTAGAACTTTTCGCAGAAGGTGTTAACGGCAAAACGCCCGAAAGAAACACGATGAAATTTGATTGGATGGGCGAAGAAGGGGAACATAACTTTTACGCACAGGTAATTACTGACCGGCCAATTGATCACTACACGGTTCGTATTGCACCGAACTACGAAGGTGTATCCGTACCGTTGGAGAATAACTTGATATTATGGCAGCATTAAATCAAATTTCAAATAATCGGACAAATGAAAACACTGGAATATCACGAAACCATATTAAAAAAAGTCAGCTTCGACAAGAGGTTGTTGAGGATGGAACTGAAAAAGGCGGTCCGCAATACCACGTCTTTCGAACAGCCGGCCCTTCTTGAATGGTGCGGAGAGCACCTTGGCGAGGAATACAAAAAGATGGCCGCCGAATTTATGGAAAACAAGAGCTGTGCTTTTGAAGATAACGATAACCAATAAAATCACAAGTTAAAATGTACCTGCAAAACCCACTCCTTTTAACAATCAGTGCCGGACCATCAAATATTAGGTTCACAATGTATGAAATGGCAGAAAATCCCGTGAAGGAACTTTTTGGTGATATTCGTCACCTCGGATCCGGCAAAGAGGTTTTCAGGGTTACCCATGTTAAAGGCAATGAAAGGGAAAATTCACGGATATACGCTCCTGGCTTTTATCAAGCGACCGTTTTTTTAATAGGTTGGCTAAAAAACCAACCCGGCTTCGATCGTATTGGTTACATAGGACACAAGATAACATATGGATTGAACTATCCTGGGCCGAAAGTAATCGATACCGCCCTATTGAACGAACTGAAACAGATTGCCGACTATAATATTCCTAACTGTCTTTCAACTGAGATTGAGATTGTTGAAACGTTCACAATGCGATTTCCGGCATTACAGCAGGTAGCTTTTTTTGATACCAGTTTTCTGGTGAACCTGCCCAAGGCTGCCAAGATACCCCCTTTCATTCCAAGGCATTTTGAACGGGCACGCACGCACGGGCATGGCTTTCATGGGCAATCGTTTTCCCATATCATGATGGAACTTAAAAAAAGGATAGGTATTCAAAAAGCCGATGGAAGGCTCATTCTTGCACATCTTGGCAAAGAGGCCAGTATAACTGCCGTCAAGGAGGGCAAGAGCATAGATGCCGGCATGGGGTTTACACCACTGGGGGGGTTCGTCATGGGTACAAGAAGCGGAGATTTAGATCTTGGCGATTTTGCGCATTTACTGAAAAAAGAACGGATGGGGTCAAAACAGCCCAACAGCTTAACAGATGATGAGGGCGGTTCGCCAAAAATCTCCGAAACAAGTACGAATATGCTTGATTTACTTTTAAAAGAAGATGTTGACCGAAGGGCAGCGGAAGCTGTAACTTCCTTCTGCTATCAAGTAAGAAAGTGGATCGGGGCGTTTACCGCTGTCTTGGGCGGTTTGGATGTGCTGGTTTTCTCGGGTGACATCGGTGAAAATTCCCCAATAATACGATCCAGGATTTGTCAAGGACTTGACTTTTTAGGTATTGGGCTCGATGAGGGACAAAACAGAAAAAATTCATCTAAAATCTCTAAAGAGCAAAGTAAAGTGCTGGTCATGGTAATTCATGCCGATGAAGAATTGGTTATTGCAGAGAGCTTGGCCAATCAATATTTTAAAGATAAAAGTTATGATAAAGTAATTTCACCCCAAAAGAGGGGAGGGCAAAAAAGGCCAAGGGTTTCCACTCGAAAAAATATTGACAAATTCACCATATGGGATGGGTAAAAAGAATATTCCGGTTTCCCTGTTCCGGTCCGGTGCTAAATATCCGTTTGTCAGAACGAAGCGTTGAAAACCGGGCTGGGTGATTTTCTTGTAATATACCTGTAAAAAATTATGAAGAATAAGAGTATGAAGACTATTAAACACATAGGCGTATTCACATCTGGGGGCGATTCCCCGGGAATGAACGCCGCCTTGCACGGGGTGGCCAAAACGGCTGAGATGAACAACCTAAGGCTCAGCGGTTTTAAAAAAGGTTACGAAGGCCTAATCGACGGTGACCTAGTACAGTTGGATTCCAGTCAACTGAAAAAGAACGTTCACAGAGGCGGCACATTGTTGAAAACAGCAAGGAGCAAGCGGTTTTTGACGCTGGAGGGAAGACAACGAGCTATGCAAATTCTTGAAACGAACAAGGTCGATGCCCTGATTGCTATTGGTGGTGATGGCACCTTCAAAGGGCTATTGGCATTTTCAGAAATCTGTGACCTGCCGTTCTTGGGCATTCCCGGCACCATCGATAATGATCTGGCAGGTACCGATTTTACACTCGGTTTCGATTCTGCAGTGAACACCGCAATTGAAAACATTGATAAGATCAGGGATACGGCGGAGTCCCATAATCGAATATTTCTGATAGAGGTAATGGGCAGGGACTGCGGGTATATTGCCATCCATTCCGGATTGGGTACGGGTGCAGATGCCATTTTGATACCTGAAAGTGGGCATGACTTTACTCAATTGTTGGAAAAGGCGGGAAGCTACGATCGTGAAGAGGCCTTTGTTGTGATTGTTTCAGAAGGGGATGAACTAGGGGTCGAGCCGGCAGCCAAAAAGATAAAGGAAATAAACCCTGAAGTGGACTTGCGCATTGCCAAACTGGGCCATGTACAACGCGGTGGAAACGCCTCGGCATTTGATCGAATGTTGGGCATACGGCTCGGCACTGCTGCCGTAGAGGCACTTTTACATGGAAGAAAGAATGTCATGGCGGGAATCTTGAACAACCAACTGAGCCTTACCCCGTTTGACCAAGTGGTAAAGGAACATCAAGTGAACGATGAACTGCGGAGTCTCTTGAAAATTTTCGGAAGCTAAAATTACAATGAAAAGAGCGTCGACCAACATAGCGATTATTTTCTTGCTGACTGCGGCTACCATAGTCTTCGAGATAAGTCTGTCAAGACTGTTCTCGTACCTTCTTAGTTTTCATTTCGTCCTCATTATCATTGCATTTTCCATACTGGGTTTGGGTATTGGCCAGATCACGTATGCCAAATATTCCAAGATGATTAATCATTCATGGCTTTGGTGGATGGCACTACCGTCCGTCACGATGTTTCTCAGTTTTGCCCTTTTGCTCAGCCTTTCACAACTGGGCGTTTCGTCGTCCACTGATTTTGGCCTGCCCATTTTTATATTCTTGTCAACTATTCCGTTCATGGCCATCGGAATAGTCTATGCCCATATTTTTGAAACGGATAATCGGCACTTGTCAACCTTATATGCCTTAGACCTTATAGGGGCGG
Encoded here:
- a CDS encoding alpha-amylase family glycosyl hydrolase, whose protein sequence is MLKSIEEIELSPRPDKKYWVNCHREWREEIIYFLMVDRFHDSNARHSKNFDIRHPGFGNEDQLRKPFGGTLKGIINNIDYIKNLGCTAIWLSPVFENNPESYHGYAIQNYMDVDKRLGTKKDLEKLVDKAHGLDIRVFLDIVLHHSGDNWSYPFDYSYYYFKGERFPLGDWREKDRPIPLELRNPEMYNRKGQIKNFDAYPETQEGDFFTLKTFRNDGSPASEDLQELLAKIHCYWIREVDVDGFRLDAVKHMKGQDTSRFCSRIREYAYSLGKRNFFLFGEIIGNDEMSNPYIGPKVLPEDRNIYYGLDSILDHPLHSVLAEVIKGNSSPNLLIRRYEELRKNALHRGEYGEFLVTYIDDHDQVGMDFKHRFGHNAAPEQIVAGMGFLICALGAPCIYYGTEQGFEGNGTDDRYIREGMFNPDDKETNVLNQGSWLFKRISFLAHLRQREAILKFGRMYFRETSENGLDFRFPDCEQCLLAFSRILYQGEILVVYNSSPKNTKEGYVTIDNAINKENLLMECIYGNKKKVKIEKNTALETDRLFIKVKLRPMEFLIFKNNWV
- a CDS encoding alpha/beta fold hydrolase; its protein translation is MKIAKKTFWAVLAIVALIMSVAGYQYLTVAVAPEYDPETMPLNYEIVGSGDKNMVLIHGLAGSKNYWKRGLEQITGTHRLLLVDLLGFGDSPKPQSEYTLEIQLTALEKVISAEGFDKGGSLIVGHSMGAIISLALFEKHPNWFKGATVIGFPVFESRDQFLEQMPDGSYFDTLAVGRYGKLFCMLHPLYIVKWFKPENLTDDVFKDSKKHTWQSYYNSLNEVILNTNLFVLAKNIRDRKILFIQGTVDKLAPYVNVENFASLFTKSKLMRVENGDHQLFLKEPFKVWKAISDFFDH
- a CDS encoding 6-phosphofructokinase; this translates as MKTIKHIGVFTSGGDSPGMNAALHGVAKTAEMNNLRLSGFKKGYEGLIDGDLVQLDSSQLKKNVHRGGTLLKTARSKRFLTLEGRQRAMQILETNKVDALIAIGGDGTFKGLLAFSEICDLPFLGIPGTIDNDLAGTDFTLGFDSAVNTAIENIDKIRDTAESHNRIFLIEVMGRDCGYIAIHSGLGTGADAILIPESGHDFTQLLEKAGSYDREEAFVVIVSEGDELGVEPAAKKIKEINPEVDLRIAKLGHVQRGGNASAFDRMLGIRLGTAAVEALLHGRKNVMAGILNNQLSLTPFDQVVKEHQVNDELRSLLKIFGS
- a CDS encoding acetate/propionate family kinase is translated as MYLQNPLLLTISAGPSNIRFTMYEMAENPVKELFGDIRHLGSGKEVFRVTHVKGNERENSRIYAPGFYQATVFLIGWLKNQPGFDRIGYIGHKITYGLNYPGPKVIDTALLNELKQIADYNIPNCLSTEIEIVETFTMRFPALQQVAFFDTSFLVNLPKAAKIPPFIPRHFERARTHGHGFHGQSFSHIMMELKKRIGIQKADGRLILAHLGKEASITAVKEGKSIDAGMGFTPLGGFVMGTRSGDLDLGDFAHLLKKERMGSKQPNSLTDDEGGSPKISETSTNMLDLLLKEDVDRRAAEAVTSFCYQVRKWIGAFTAVLGGLDVLVFSGDIGENSPIIRSRICQGLDFLGIGLDEGQNRKNSSKISKEQSKVLVMVIHADEELVIAESLANQYFKDKSYDKVISPQKRGGQKRPRVSTRKNIDKFTIWDG
- the glgP gene encoding alpha-glucan family phosphorylase — protein: MKEQKNHIDQLYGLIHTDVEGIDDLLELALNIRWSWNHASDKLWQQLDPELWKLTQNPWVILQTVSRDRLEGHLNDPEFRAKIKSLLNENEKALSAPNWFQQNYAKTQLKCVAYFSMEYMLSEALPIYAGGLGNVAGDQLKSASDLGVPVVAVGLLYAKGYFRQEIDKFGSQNALFPHNDPGQLPVTPLRLPNGEWLRIKVSLPGHPLWLRTWQVQVGRSKLYLLDSNDAANLPLHRGITDELYGGGPDHRIKQEIVLGIGGYKLLKALNIQPEVCHMNEGHAAFLVLERASDFMKMNGTSFERALAVTRAGNLFTTHTAVAAGFDHFSPMLMEQFLGQYAKNELGIDFNDLMALGRADSNNHWESFNMAYLAIRGSGAVNGVSRLHGEVSRNLFRNLFKRWPIQEIPVGHVTNGVHMPSWDSEYADKVWTAACGKDRWRGELDDHSAHISKLSDGKLWEFRNQSRNRLVDFIRERFERQAIVSGLPSEVVEIADQVLDPDTLTLGFARRFVPYKRPDLLLYDPERLVRILTNSEHPLQLVLAGKAPPFDEAGKGLIQKWAQFIQQHNLYRHVLFLSDYDMLLTENLVQGVDVWLNTPRRPWEASGTSGMKVLVNGGLNLSELDGWWAEAFTPEVGWALGDGQEHGDDPALDAAEAIALYEILEQQIVPEFYSRNKKGIPEQWVGRMRKSMATLTPRFSTNRTVREYTEQFYLPAAEKYKRRAAKKGAAGKRILDTQNELMKRWDTIKFGKVQIESERHKHHVRAPIWLNGIDPKHIQVELFAEGVNGKTPERNTMKFDWMGEEGEHNFYAQVITDRPIDHYTVRIAPNYEGVSVPLENNLILWQH
- a CDS encoding dicarboxylate/amino acid:cation symporter; translated protein: MLDTEIKSLKSLNHYLQRLVENRLWLKVIIALFLGVGVGLLLSPQNGWITKSTADVLGNWLALPGMLFLKLVQMIMIPLIVASIITGIASNDKENLKRLGGGVLLYFISTTIISVTIGTVLALIFRPGKFLHQQAEVDHANALANTDESTELSFGINDIPNVITDLLPENPLASMVSGEMLSIVIFTIIIGVAVLSLPDDLLKPVKLLLGAVQEICMTVVKWAMLLVPIAVFGLMAQLTSSVGLNSLSGLGFYVLVVLIGLFLLVGVYLLLVSLLGQSNPFKFLKKITDVQLLAFSTTSSAAVMPLSLKTAEEELKVNGSISNFIIPIGATVNMDGTALYQTITTLFIAQAYGLEMGLLNIIVVVVTIVAASIGTPAIPGGGVVILASVLSSAGIPAEGIIIIIGVERLLGMFRTAVNVTGDLTACMVFNRFYGARSQESKEVDITTNTPYSNVNV